A genomic window from Phoenix dactylifera cultivar Barhee BC4 chromosome 7, palm_55x_up_171113_PBpolish2nd_filt_p, whole genome shotgun sequence includes:
- the LOC103702418 gene encoding coniferyl alcohol acyltransferase, whose amino-acid sequence MGGSKEYAVTMKAKERVAAVLPAQEHRLPLSNLDLLLPPIDVGVFFCYEKPLAEQSPATFATMVSALKTSLARALVTYYPFAGKVVTNSVGEPELLCNNRGVDFIEAYADVELHELRLYNPDESVERKLVPKKKEGVICVQATELKCGGLVLACTFDHRIADAYSANMFLVAWAETAASKAISLPPSFRRSLLTPRRPGSYDPSLDRLYVPVSSLPALPPPSPDQEPAVNRIYYIVADDIARIQVAAGGQRTKIEAFTAYLWRVLSRTTRLDDKVCRMGAVVDGRSRLARGGEMAGYFGNVLSIPCGSLRVGELKDMGLAEVAEVVHGWLRPALTEEHFRGLVDWVEARRPEPVGARICLGYEDGGVGCVVSSGRGFPVGQVEFGWGRPVFGSYHFPWGSPAGYVMPMPSARGNGDWVVYVHLLGSFVDVLEAEEPPFFRPLTADYFLPDAN is encoded by the exons ATGGGTGGAAGCAAAGAGTATGCAGTAACGATGAAGGCGAAGGAGAGAGTGGCTGCGGTGCTGCCGGCGCAGGAGCACCGGCTGCCTTTGTCCAACCTTGACCTGCTGTTGCCGCCAATAGACGTGGGTGTGTTCTTCTGCTACGAAAAACCACTTGCCGAACAGAGCCCGGCGACTTTCGCCACCATGGTGAGCGCTCTCAAGACATCACTGGCTCGGGCCCTGGTGACCTACTACCCCTTCGCCGGCAAGGTGGTCACCAACTCGGTGGGCGAGCCTGAGCTGCTTTGCAACAACCGCGGCGTGGATTTCATCGAGGCTTATGCCGATGTAGAGCTCCATGAGCTGCGCCTATACAACCCGGATGAAAGCGTGGAGAGGAAGCTGGTGCCCAAGAAGAAGGAAGGGGTAATCTGCGTCCAG GCAACGGAGCTCAAATGTGGGGGGCTGGTGCTGGCCTGCACTTTCGACCACCGCATCGCCGACGCCTACTCGGCCAACATGTTCCTGGTGGCCTGGGCCGAGACCGCCGCTTCCAAGGCCATTTCCCTTCCCCCCTCCTTCCGCCGCTCTCTCCTCACCCCGCGCCGCCCGGGCTCCTACGATCCCTCCTTGGACCGCCTCTACGTGCCGGTCTCCTCGCTGCCGGCCCTGCCCCCGCCGTCTCCCGACCAGGAGCCCGCCGTCAACCGCATCTACTACATCGTCGCCGACGACATCGCCCGGATCCAGGTCGCCGCCGGCGGCCAGCGGACCAAGATCGAGGCCTTCACCGCCTACCTCTGGCGCGTCCTCTCCCGCACCACCCGCTTGGACGACAAGGTCTGCCGTATGGGTGCAGTCGTCGACGGACGCTCCCGGCTGGCCCGCGGCGGCGAGATGGCCGGGTACTTCGGCAACGTGCTGTCGATCCCATGCGGGAGCCTCCGGGTGGGGGAGCTGAAGGATATGGGCCTGGCGGAGGTGGCGGAGGTGGTGCACGGGTGGCTGCGGCCTGCACTGACGGAGGAGCACTTCCGGGGGCTGGTGGATTGGGTGGAGGCCCGGCGGCCGGAGCCGGTGGGGGCGAGGATCTGCCTCGGGTATGAGGACGGCGGGGTGGGGTGCGTGGTGTCGTCGGGACGGGGTTTTCCGGTGGGGCAGGTGGAGTTCGGGTGGGGGAGGCCGGTGTTCGGGTCGTACCACTTCCCATGGGGGAGCCCCGCGGGCTACGTGATGCCGATGCCCAGCGCTCGGGGGAACGGGGACTGGGTGGTCTACGTGCACCTGCTCGGGAGCTTTGTGGACGTGCTGGAGGCCGAGGAGCCGCCGTTTTTCCGACCTTTGACCGCCGACTACTTCCTGCCGGATGCCAACTGA
- the LOC103702255 gene encoding gamma-glutamylcyclotransferase 2-2-like has translation MVLWVFGYGSLVWNPGFDFDEKIVGFIKDYRRVFDLACIDHRGTPENPARTCTLEAKKGEVCWGTAYCIRGDIEKERAAVQYLERRECEYDQKTSVDFYKEEDTLKPAVTGVLVFTSTPDKKYNKYYLGPASLEETARQIATASGPCGNNREYLFLLEKAMFNIGHEDDYVIELANEVRKVLESLIEEVSGVPISWKPHKPLIASFRQF, from the exons ATGGTGTTGTGGGTTTTTGGGTATGGATCATTGGTATGGAATCCcggatttgattttgatgagaaaaTAGTTGGCTTCATCAAGGACTACAGGCGTGTCTTCGATCTTG CATGCATAGATCACAGAGGTACACCTGAAAATCCAGCTAGAACTTGCACATTGGAGGCCAAGAAAGGAGAAGTTTGT TGGGGCACTGCATATTGTATTAGAGGAGACATTGAAAAGGAAAGGGCAGCAGTGCAG TATTTGGAGAGAAGAGAATGTGAATATGACCAGAAAACTTCTGTGGACTTTTACAAG GAAGAAGATACTCTTAAGCCAGCTGTAACGGGAGTCTTGGT ATTCACATCCACCCCAGATAAAAAGTATAACAAGTACTATTTGGGTCCTGCTTCTTTGGAGGAAACAGCAAG ACAAATAGCTACTGCCAGTGGGCCGTGTGGAAACAATAGGGAGTAtctgtttcttttggagaagGCAATGTTCAATATAG GTCATGAAGATGACTATGTGATCGAGCTTGCGAATGAGGTGAGAAAGGTACTTGAGAGTTTGATAGAGGAGGTATCTGGGGTCCCTATCTCTTGGAAGCCCCATAAACCTCTTATTGCATCCTTTAGACAATTCTAG